Proteins encoded together in one bacterium window:
- a CDS encoding M48 family metalloprotease produces the protein MSAARRAAALAGVLGLAGGLLLLPQSARAKLDLFKALETVVENQDKIVKTGEALRKGFSDLTPQEEYYLGRAVAARILGTYRALDDGERTRYVNTLGQVLARSSSRPETFGGWHFALLDSDEVNAFAAPGGFIFVTRGLYATCANEEQLAAVLAHEVSHVTLRHGLGAIKNERLTEAFTILGTTALKEYSKGDLQKLTTAFEGSINDIANQMLVSGYSQGQEYAADAEAAHVAWRAGYDPAGLTQFLQALREKGKSAAPKGFFSTHPPAAERLTRAEGAIEDDRLSGTTDPARTKRFAQYSLR, from the coding sequence GTGAGCGCCGCCCGCCGTGCCGCCGCGCTCGCCGGCGTCCTGGGCCTCGCCGGCGGTCTCCTGCTGCTGCCGCAGTCCGCGCGGGCGAAGCTGGACCTCTTCAAGGCGCTCGAGACGGTCGTCGAGAACCAGGACAAGATCGTCAAGACCGGCGAGGCGCTGCGCAAGGGCTTCTCCGATCTCACGCCGCAGGAGGAGTACTACCTCGGCCGCGCGGTGGCCGCGCGCATCCTCGGGACCTACCGGGCGCTCGACGACGGCGAGCGCACGCGCTACGTCAACACGCTGGGCCAGGTCCTCGCGCGCTCCTCCAGCAGGCCCGAGACCTTCGGCGGCTGGCACTTCGCGCTGCTCGACTCGGACGAGGTCAACGCCTTCGCGGCCCCGGGCGGATTCATCTTCGTCACGCGCGGGCTCTACGCGACCTGCGCGAACGAGGAGCAACTGGCGGCGGTGCTCGCGCACGAGGTCAGCCACGTCACGTTGCGCCACGGCCTCGGGGCGATCAAGAACGAGCGGCTCACCGAGGCCTTCACGATCCTCGGCACCACGGCGCTCAAGGAGTACTCCAAGGGCGACCTGCAGAAGCTGACGACGGCCTTCGAGGGGAGCATCAACGACATCGCGAACCAGATGCTGGTCTCCGGCTACTCGCAGGGGCAGGAGTACGCGGCGGACGCGGAGGCGGCCCACGTCGCCTGGCGCGCGGGCTACGACCCGGCCGGGCTGACGCAGTTCCTCCAGGCGCTGCGCGAGAAAGGCAAGAGCGCCGCGCCGAAGGGCTTCTTCAGCACGCACCCGCCCGCGGCCGAGCGGCTCACGCGGGCCGAGGGGGCGATCGAGGACGACAGGCTCAGCGGGACGACGGACCCGGCCCGCACCAAGCGGTTCGCGCAGTACAGCCTTCGCTAG